In Synergistaceae bacterium, the following proteins share a genomic window:
- the iorA gene encoding indolepyruvate ferredoxin oxidoreductase subunit alpha has product MKHLMQGNSAAARGLYEAGCCVASSYPGTPSTEITEEAAKFNEIYCEWAPNEKVAMETAFGASLAGYRSFCGMKHVGLNVAADPLFTVSYTGINAGMIICVADDPAMHSSQNEQDSRHYARAAKLPMLEPSDSQEALNFFKRAFDISEEFDSPVIVKMCTRIAHSQSLVEISERVEPPAKNYEKNIAKYVMMPGNAVKRHPIIEERTRKLQALAENIDLNKIESGRDNSIGIITSSTSYQYVKESCGDLYPVLKLGMIWPLPDEKIKSFAKSVKRLIIVEELDPFIESYCKALGLDCEGKNLFALEGELSQNIISAKLNLPVNNGVKLDETIPPRPPVMCAGCPHRGLFYTLKKLNCTVLGDIGCYTLGAVAPLSSMEMTLCMGASISALHGFNKALERVGEKKNTVAVIGDSTFMHSGMTGLANIAYNQSKSVVIILDNSITGMTGHQQNPTTGYNIKGDPAGKINLENLCKAMGFNRVKVIDPYNLQECEKVIREELESDESSVIISRRPCALLKYVKHKPSLHVNISKCVGCKSCMKIGCPAISIKDGKAKIDSTLCVGCGVCQQLCKFNALEEA; this is encoded by the coding sequence ATGAAGCACTTAATGCAGGGAAACTCAGCAGCAGCACGCGGACTCTATGAAGCCGGATGTTGTGTCGCGTCAAGTTATCCCGGCACACCCAGCACAGAAATAACAGAAGAAGCCGCAAAGTTCAACGAAATTTATTGCGAATGGGCACCTAATGAAAAAGTTGCTATGGAAACAGCCTTTGGAGCCTCGCTCGCAGGTTATCGCAGTTTTTGCGGTATGAAGCACGTCGGACTCAATGTCGCAGCTGACCCGTTATTTACTGTCTCTTACACCGGAATAAATGCAGGCATGATTATTTGTGTCGCCGATGATCCCGCTATGCATTCATCACAGAACGAGCAGGACTCCCGACACTATGCAAGAGCCGCAAAATTACCCATGTTAGAGCCTTCTGACTCGCAGGAAGCACTAAATTTTTTCAAGCGCGCATTTGACATCTCAGAAGAATTTGACTCGCCCGTAATCGTAAAAATGTGTACCCGCATAGCTCACTCGCAATCACTTGTAGAAATCAGCGAAAGAGTCGAGCCTCCCGCAAAAAATTACGAGAAAAATATCGCAAAATATGTCATGATGCCCGGAAATGCTGTAAAACGTCATCCCATAATCGAAGAACGTACGCGAAAATTGCAGGCACTCGCAGAAAATATCGACTTGAACAAAATCGAGTCCGGCCGCGATAATTCAATCGGGATTATTACTTCTTCAACTAGCTATCAATATGTAAAAGAGTCATGCGGCGATTTGTACCCCGTTCTGAAATTGGGAATGATTTGGCCGCTTCCCGACGAAAAAATTAAATCCTTTGCAAAAAGTGTGAAGCGTTTAATAATTGTTGAAGAGCTTGACCCCTTTATAGAGTCTTACTGCAAAGCACTTGGCCTCGATTGTGAAGGAAAAAATTTATTCGCGCTTGAGGGAGAATTGAGTCAAAATATTATCTCTGCCAAATTAAATTTACCCGTCAATAATGGCGTAAAACTTGATGAGACAATACCTCCCCGCCCTCCTGTAATGTGTGCAGGGTGTCCGCATAGAGGTTTATTCTACACTCTGAAAAAATTAAATTGCACGGTTTTAGGCGATATAGGCTGTTACACTTTGGGAGCAGTTGCGCCGCTTTCATCAATGGAAATGACTCTTTGTATGGGAGCGTCAATAAGTGCACTTCACGGGTTTAATAAGGCGTTAGAGAGAGTCGGTGAGAAAAAAAATACTGTCGCTGTAATCGGTGATTCAACTTTCATGCATTCAGGTATGACAGGACTCGCAAATATCGCGTACAATCAAAGCAAATCGGTCGTAATAATTCTTGACAACTCTATAACCGGCATGACAGGACATCAGCAGAACCCTACAACAGGTTATAACATCAAAGGAGACCCAGCCGGAAAAATTAATCTTGAGAATCTATGCAAAGCTATGGGATTCAATCGCGTTAAAGTTATTGACCCTTACAATTTGCAGGAGTGCGAAAAAGTTATACGCGAAGAATTAGAGTCAGACGAGTCAAGCGTAATAATTTCAAGAAGGCCCTGCGCGCTGTTAAAATATGTCAAGCACAAGCCATCATTACACGTGAATATTTCTAAATGTGTAGGCTGTAAATCCTGCATGAAAATAGGCTGCCCCGCAATATCAATTAAAGACGGCAAAGCAAAAATTGACTCGACTCTTTGTGTCGGCTGCGGAGTATGTCAGCAATTATGTAAATTTAACGCACTTGAGGAGGCCTAA
- a CDS encoding indolepyruvate oxidoreductase subunit beta, which yields MTQNIMIVGVGGQGSVLASKLLGHLLTSQGYDVKVSEVHGMSQRGGSVITYVRFGEKVYSPVIDKGQADFIVSFEMLEAARNLEYLKEGGQIVTSTQETDPMPVLIGAMKYPENLLAKIKSLGVKVDALDCLKLAEEAGSTKAVNLVLLGRLSHYFADIPVEAWQESINSCVPAKFLELNLKAFNLGRNA from the coding sequence ATGACGCAAAATATTATGATAGTCGGAGTCGGCGGTCAAGGCAGTGTCTTAGCAAGTAAATTACTCGGTCATCTGCTAACTTCACAAGGCTATGACGTAAAAGTCTCTGAAGTTCACGGAATGAGTCAGCGCGGAGGAAGCGTCATTACTTATGTAAGATTCGGCGAAAAAGTTTATTCACCAGTTATCGACAAAGGGCAGGCAGATTTTATTGTATCGTTTGAAATGTTAGAGGCTGCTAGAAATCTTGAATACTTGAAGGAAGGCGGCCAAATCGTAACATCAACGCAGGAAACTGACCCAATGCCCGTTTTAATAGGTGCTATGAAGTACCCCGAAAATTTGTTAGCAAAAATTAAGTCTCTGGGAGTGAAAGTTGACGCGCTTGACTGTCTTAAACTCGCAGAAGAGGCCGGAAGCACAAAAGCTGTTAATCTTGTCCTGCTTGGAAGATTGAGTCATTATTTCGCTGATATTCCCGTTGAAGCATGGCAGGAGTCAATAAATTCATGTGTGCCTGCAAAATTTTTAGAGCTGAATCTCAAAGCATTTAATCTCGGCAGGAACGCATAA